From the genome of Limisalsivibrio acetivorans, one region includes:
- a CDS encoding rhomboid family intramembrane serine protease has translation MLIFVYQPGIGPEKGWYFYEYGLIPKRVLNPDSFVLDSVRPIFTSMFIHGNFMHILGNMYFLFIFGDNIEDRLGHFKYILAYLGLGLFAAVTQVIMFPGSTVPMVGASGAVAGVMGAYLIFYPHAKVKTLLIIIFFITFVDIPAVIFLLLWFFIQFMNGSAAGTMGSGVAWWAHVGGFVGGLALAVWVAMRKNSELGVR, from the coding sequence GGGTATCGGACCTGAGAAGGGCTGGTATTTCTACGAGTACGGGCTTATTCCTAAGCGTGTGCTGAATCCGGACTCGTTTGTCCTTGATTCTGTCCGCCCCATATTTACGAGCATGTTCATCCACGGTAACTTTATGCATATCCTAGGGAATATGTATTTTCTGTTCATATTCGGTGATAATATTGAGGACAGGTTGGGGCACTTCAAGTATATCCTGGCATATTTAGGTCTTGGCCTTTTTGCGGCGGTTACGCAGGTTATTATGTTCCCCGGATCAACGGTTCCTATGGTGGGAGCAAGCGGAGCGGTTGCTGGTGTTATGGGCGCATATCTGATATTTTATCCTCACGCAAAGGTTAAGACCCTGCTAATAATAATATTCTTTATCACATTCGTTGATATACCCGCAGTGATATTCCTTCTGCTATGGTTTTTTATACAGTTCATGAACGGTTCTGCCGCCGGAACTATGGGTAGCGGTGTTGCATGGTGGGCCCATGTAGGCGGATTTGTAGGTGGACTGGCCCTAGCCGTGTGGGTGGCTATGCGAAAAAACAGCGAATTAGGAGTGAGGTAG